The following are from one region of the Aspergillus chevalieri M1 DNA, chromosome 1, nearly complete sequence genome:
- a CDS encoding nucleoside-diphosphate-sugar epimerase family protein (COG:G,M;~EggNog:ENOG410PNHV;~InterPro:IPR036291,IPR008030;~PFAM:PF13460,PF05368), which produces MAAVLITGATGKQGGSLIKNLVSRNSPFEILAVTRNKASGSAQRLSRLSPNIRLVEGNLNDPAGIFKNARSLTKNLIWGVFSVQVAIGNSASEEPQGKALVDESLKQDVKFFIYSSVDRGANSFENPTKVPHFINKHNIEHYLVEKTKNTEVQWTILRPTAFYENLVPGFFGKVFMTSFDMALKGKPLQLVATSDIGYFAADAFLKPEAKQVFEANTGQSVPRTFRFLCSMFMASMKDMGYMFKWFHDEGYKANISELKKVHPGLKDFAEWLKTESASLDVAVCEVV; this is translated from the exons ATGGCCGCAGTCCTCATTACAGGCGCCACCGGGAAACAAGGCGGCTCCTTGATCAAGAATCTAGTCTCCCGTAATTCGCCCTTTGAGATCTTAGCTGTCACCCGAAACAAAGCGTCCGGCTCAGCACAACGCCTCTCCAGGCTATCACCCAACATCCGGCTCGTCGAAGGGAACTTGAACGATCCAGCGGGTATATTCAAGAATGCGCGCAGTTTGACCAAGAACCTGATATGGGGTGTATTTAGTGTTCAG GTGGCAATCGGCAACAGCGCCTCCGAAGAACCCCAAGGCAAAGCCCTAGTCGACGAATCGCTCAAACAAGACGTCAAATTCTTCATATATAGCTCCGTCGACCGCGGAGCAAACTCCTTTGAGAATCCCACCAAAGTTCCGCACTTTATCAACAAGCATAACATCGAGCACTATCTCGtcgagaagaccaagaataCGGAAGTGCAATGGACAATTCTCCGTCCCACCGCTTTCTATGAGAACCTCGTCCCTGGATTTTTTGGGAAAGTCTTCATGACATCCTTTGATATGGCGCTGAAGGGAAAGCCACTTCAACTGGTCGCGACTAGTGATATTGGATATTTTGCAGCAGACGCATTTCTAAAGCCTGAG GCGAAGCAGGTATTCGAGGCGAATACTGGGCAGTCCGTTCCGCGGACATTCCGGTTTCTTTGCTCTATGTTTATGGCTTCAATGAAGGATATGGGGTATATGTTCAAGTGGTTCCATGATGAAGGATATAAGGCCAACATCTCGGAGTTAAAGAAAGTGCATCCTGGTTTAAAGGACTTTGCGGAATGGCTGAAGACGGAGAGCGCTAGTTTAGACGTGGCAGTCTGTGAAGTGGTATAG
- a CDS encoding flavin monoamine oxidase family protein (COG:E;~EggNog:ENOG410PGT4;~InterPro:IPR002937,IPR036188;~PFAM:PF01593,PF13450;~SECRETED:SignalP(1-20);~go_function: GO:0016491 - oxidoreductase activity [Evidence IEA];~go_process: GO:0055114 - oxidation-reduction process [Evidence IEA]) has product MKSPLHHALLGLGLSSLTLGAVVRRDVEVLRFSNPVGVTPDSLNNIHVDIVDKTFEGHVRLVYGDCGIEHAGQGHHDIGSVFIERDAHPERLVWITPSDAPHLQCLHAFSESVLVGRSSPISVESPVDKRESLADLADMEGPWFDGVAYMKSKQQDAAVVSKAKNTSVAIIGGGMSGLMTSHLLESVGIHDWHIIESSERIGGRIRTKYLNNSSPEDYTYQEMGPMRFPVSITYADMNETLQIMDHRMVFQLAGVLNKLNAKSNRTDLHVNFIPWIQSSPNVPADSGGVRLPDGRIPSAADVAANSSLVYTAASSNATAADDAEAAVDGYTDMNNRSTIRNFASNMYKMHKQAVDKGLFHWSEAGYLRYALGYDANISDYVAGTTDTPMWLYEDVYFAATEWRTIDKGLESLPRAFYPHVSDRLTLNRTIDGLVYNEASGKIAVAWRDDPLSMTPFTEEYDYAVVAAPFSKVRLWSLPQYSSLLSRAISTLNYGQSCKMALMYKTRFWEHLPKPIYGGCGTVDIAGVGNVCYPSYKMNTTGPGVILASYISGTEARSTAALTDEEHVALIQRTMVEVHGPIAAEQFTGIYDRQCWEVDRHQAGAWASPLVGQQELYLPAYYQTEYKSIFIGEHTSYTHAWIFSALDSAVRGTVQLLLDLGLVDEAKGIVEEWMGRWIKL; this is encoded by the coding sequence ATGAAAAGCCCCCTGCATCATGCCCTCTTAGGTCTAGGGCTATCAAGCCTCACCCTCGGTGCCGTCGTACGACGCGACGTCGAAGTCCTCCGCTTCTCCAACCCCGTCGGCGTAACACCCGACTCGTTAAACAACATCCACGTGGATATCGTGGATAAAACCTTCGAAGGACACGTGCGCCTCGTATACGGTGACTGTGGCATCGAGCACGCCGGCCAAGGACACCATGATATCGGAAGCGTGTTTATCGAGCGCGATGCGCACCCGGAACGGCTCGTTTGGATTACACCTTCTGATGCACCACATTTGCAATGTTTACATGCATTCTCGGAGTCTGTACTGGTAGGCCGCTCGTCGCCTATCAGTGTTGAGTCGCCGGTGGACAAGCGCGAGAGTCTCGCGGACTTAGCCGACATGGAAGGACCCTGGTTTGATGGCGTAGCATACATGAAGTCCAAACAACAAGATGCGGCCGTTGTTTCTAAAGCGAAGAATACTTCTGTTGCTATTATTGGTGGCGGCATGTCCGGCCTTATGACAAGCCATCTTCTCGAATCCGTTGGCATCCACGACTGGCATATCATCGAGTCCTCGGAGCGAATCGGTGGTCGCATTCGCACAAAATATCTCAACAATTCGTCGCCTGAGGATTACACATACCAAGAGATGGGTCCGATGCGGTTTCCCGTGAGCATCACGTACGCGGATATGAATGAGACGCTGCAGATTATGGATCATCGGATGGTGTTCCAACTCGCTGGGGTGTTAAATAAATTGAATGCCAAGTCGAACAGAACTGATTTGCATGTTAATTTTATTCCCTGGATTCAGAGTAGTCCGAATGTCCCCGCCGATAGCGGTGGTGTTCGTCTTCCTGATGGCCGGATCCCGAGTGCGGCAGATGTTGCTGCCAACTCTTCGCTTGTGTATACAGCAGCGTCGTCGAATGCCACCGCTGCAGACGATGCAGAGGCTGCTGTTGACGGCTACACGGATATGAATAACCGGAGCACGATTCGGAACTTCGCATCGAACATGTACAAGATGCACAAGCAGGCTGTTGACAAGGGCTTGTTCCACTGGTCTGAGGCCGGGTACTTGCGGTACGCACTGGGCTACGACGCGAATATCTCAGACTATGTAGCCGGCACAACAGACACACCGATGTGGCTGTACGAGGACGTCTACTTCGCCGCGACGGAATGGCGCACAATCGACAAGGGTCTCGAGTCCCTGCCGCGGGCATTCTACCCACACGTCTCCGACAGACTGACCCTAAACCGCACGATCGACGGCCTCGTCTACAACGAAGCGTCTGGGAAAATCGCTGTCGCATGGCGCGACGATCCCTTGTCCATGACACCCTTCACAGAGGAGTACGACTACGCCGTCGTCGCCGCGCCATTCAGCAAAGTCCGTCTCTGGTCCCTACCCCAATATTCCTCATTGCTCAGCCGCGCAATCTCAACCCTGAACTACGGTCAATCATGCAAAATGGCACTCATGTACAAAACCCGCTTCTGGGAACACCTCCCCAAGCCCATCTACGGCGGCTGCGGCACCGTCGACATCGCCGGCGTCGGAAACGTCTGCTACCCATCTTACAAAATGAACACCACCGGCCCCGGTGTAATCCTCGCCTCCTACATCTCCGGCACAGAAGCACGCTCGACCGCCGCGCTAACGGACGAAGAACACGTCGCACTAATCCAGCGCACGATGGTCGAAGTCCACGGCCCCATCGCCGCAGAGCAATTCACTGGTATTTATGATCGACAGTGCTGGGAGGTTGATCGCCATCAGGCTGGTGCATGGGCTTCGCCGCTTGTCGGGCAGCAGGAGTTGTATTTGCCTGCTTATTATCAGACGGAGTATAAGAGTATTTTTATCGGGGAGCATACGAGTTATACGCATGCTTGGATTTTCTCAGCGCTGGATTCGGCGGTTAGAGGGACGGTGCAGTTGCTTTTGGATCTGGGGCTGGTGGATGAGGCGAAGGGAATTGTGGAGGAGTGGATGGGGAGGTGGATTAAGCTGTAG
- a CDS encoding uncharacterized protein (COG:G;~EggNog:ENOG410PKV4;~InterPro:IPR005829,IPR005828,IPR003663,IPR036259, IPR020846;~PFAM:PF00083,PF07690;~TransMembrane:12 (i12-34o64-81i93-114o120-138i150-169o181-204i269-292o312-333i340-362o374-395i416-433o439-456i);~go_component: GO:0016020 - membrane [Evidence IEA];~go_component: GO:0016021 - integral component of membrane [Evidence IEA];~go_function: GO:0022857 - transmembrane transporter activity [Evidence IEA];~go_process: GO:0055085 - transmembrane transport [Evidence IEA]) produces MLSGHFLQLAQVILVVFPCFFLFGYNQVGVGGLLGFDSWTGLFPQIDTVNATGETESQKSVMQGVYVSCFTLGGAVGSLICTSIGDFLGRRKAIFIGALLTFIGELLSCTSFSFAQLLVGRIITGIGIGFTSTIVPVWQSECSPAADRGAHVVIDGIFITSGYAISQWINYGFSYIDHHSVSWRVPMAIPCVFSLMPIGSIFFLPESPRWLVRAGHATQAALILARIKEIDSEHLEIRHEIAGIEASLEESVQNAASVKDIFTMKDGKLFYRFMLCIGLQFWVQMTGANAISTYCTTIFQDSLGLTADLSRVLAAGMLTWKFVASFVAFFTIDRFGRRKLFLFSGAGITLCMMSIAITNRYANESHGAAIGTTFFIFLFAFFFPIGFLGPSFLYCTEVAPLRLRVAMTSISTANHWLWNFVVQMITPIAMTNIGYQYWIVYTVLCFAFPVTVFFFYPETMGQSLERLEELFQQDLSIFQTVRVANELASTTQGSDEMVGEKGEKLEQSGNESPAP; encoded by the exons ATGCTTAGTGGGCACTTCTTACAACTGGCCCAGGTCATCCTCGTGGTCTTCCCATGTTTCTTCCTGTTCGGTTACAATCAGGTGGGTGTCGGAGGACTACTCGGCTTCGACAGCTGGACTGGCCTATTTCCCCAAATCGACACAGTCAATGCCACCGGAGAAACTGAATCGCAAAAGTCCGTCATGCAGGGCGTCTACGTTTCCTGCTTCACACTCGGGGGCGCCGTGGGCTCGTTAATATGCACTTCCATCGGAGATTTCCTCGGCCGGAGAAAAGCCATCTTTATCGGGGCGCTTCTCACGTTTATCGGCGAGCTTCTTTCATGCACTTCGTTCAGCTTCGCTCAATTACTGGTCGGACGCATCATCACGGGTATTGGTATTGGGTTCACAAGCACGATAGTCCCAGTCTGGCAGTCTGAGTGCTCTCCCGCAGCAGATCGAGGAGCACATGTTGTTATTGATGGTATTTTCATCACCAGCGGTTATGCCATTAGCCAGTGGATAAATTACGGCTTTTCTTATATCGACCATCATTCTGTCTCGTGGCGCGTACCCATGGCGATTCCATGCGTTTTCTCGCTTATGCCAATCGGGTccattttcttcctcccTGAGTCGCCTCGCTGGCTCGTCCGTGCCGGTCATGCGACACAAGCAGCTCTCATCCTGGCGCGGATCAAGGAGATTGATTCTGAGCATCTGGAAATCAGACACGAAATTGCCGGTATCGAAGCATCACTCGAGGAATCGGTCCAGAACGCAGCAAGTGTCAAAGACATCTTCACCATGAAGGACGGCAAACTGTTCTACCGGTTCATGCTCTGCATCGGTCTACAATTCTGGGTCCAAATGACCGGTGCGAACGCAATCAGCACTTACTGCACGACAATCTTCCAAGATAGTCTGGGCCTAACCGCTGATCTTTCCCGGGTGCTTGCGGCAGGCATGTTGACATGGAAGTTCGTTGCTTCGTTTGTCGCCTTTTTCACCATTGATCGATTCGGACGCCGGAAGTTGTTTCTGTTCAGTGGCGCTGGTATCACGCTGTGCATGATGTCCATAGCGATCACAAACAGATATGCAAATGAAAGCCACGGGGCTGCCATCGGGACgaccttcttcatcttcctgttcgctttcttctttcccatCGGTTTCTTGGGGCCCAGTTTTCTCTATTGCACGGAAGTCgctcctcttcgtcttcgtgtTGCCATGACTTCGATATCCACCGCGAACCACTGGCTTTG GAACTTCGTCGTGCAGATGATCACCCCAATCGCAATGACGAATATAGGCTATCAGTACTGGATCGTATATACAGTTCTTTGCTTCGCATTCCCCGTgactgttttctttttctaccCGGAGACAATGGGACAGAGTCTGGAGAGACTTGAAGAGCTCTTCCAGCAAGATCTTTCTATATTCCAGACAGTCCGGGTGGCAAATGAATTAGCGAGCACGACACAGGGGTCGGATGAGATGGTTGGTGAGAAAGGGGAAAAGCTTGAGCAGAGTGGGAATGAGAGTCCTGCTCCTTAA
- a CDS encoding uncharacterized protein (COG:S;~EggNog:ENOG410Q1VR;~InterPro:IPR036864,IPR007219,IPR001138;~PFAM:PF00172,PF04082;~go_function: GO:0000981 - DNA-binding transcription factor activity, RNA polymerase II-specific [Evidence IEA];~go_function: GO:0003677 - DNA binding [Evidence IEA];~go_function: GO:0008270 - zinc ion binding [Evidence IEA];~go_process: GO:0006351 - transcription, DNA-templated [Evidence IEA];~go_process: GO:0006355 - regulation of transcription, DNA-templated [Evidence IEA]), producing MPKRQSLGRASAACTFCRQKKLKCDAVKPTCGNCTAKGIDCQQGPAQHKPRPTNERIARLESENAFLRQRLQTGDTPVSGYGAPAPGPSVEQASPQPPCSVDSPMPGPEGSIRKLANIGTRGSHIPVEPPTGDLRSNVSLYHGPTSTAYYETPSPQQRNGQNNDFYATNEWSQNLLFAQTAKQRQLEPLNLIAGRLDFDGVDPSIGMELLSIYWSRQVYTAQIIHRPVFMRDMACGGPYFSKLLLNSIFFVVSKHSLRPEVRTDPDDINTAGLIYRERFVELLREKFDKSEITTIQALLIMSNALFSRCDERSLSWLYAGNAFNMIIDLGLHVLPSANNTSAEELEIRKRVVWGAYSIDKIQCLLQGRPSLLRKRDFNTPLKFLDEYDELEQFDSISYTTNRHQLGIPSLNVTLLTKLCELSVIIEHLMCEVYSESTPNTQLSQKMSVCERIKSDLSQWRKTLPPQMDYIAYSGDPGSVLPQAHCLLALCNTLVILSERPFITDSHSSSIVAHESITASTAAANQTVQILRDYAQHYSIGSAPYVLSYATYVSATIHARIVAHKGKGSVSFQSLIFCLKTLEDQTDIYTAAVKARQNLDRLMDHLGVSIAVNGSMNGNMVGDSAQLQTVQYESVSTPDKTQAVGTTFAENGFSQTSWELSNLDLDAILQGFLLDRDGQFPMYPLGTF from the exons ATGCCGAAAAGACAAAGTCTCGGCCGTGCATCGGCAGCGTGTACTTTTTGCCGTCAGAAAAAG TTGAAGTGCGATGCTGTGAAACCAACCTGTGGCAACTGCACAGCCAAAGGCATCGACTGCCAGCAAGGCCCTGCTCAACATAAGCCGAG ACCGACAAATGAAAGAATCGCGCGATTGGAGTCGGAGAATGCATTCCTTCGCCAGCGCCTCCAGACTGGAGATACACCAGTCTCGGGATATGGGGCTCCTGCTCCTGGCCCGTCCGTGGAGCAAGCGTCCCCGCAGCCACCATGCTCAGTTGACTCTCCAATGCCTGGTCCTGAGGGGAGTATCAGGAAACTGGCAAACATAGGGACGCGCGGCTCTCATATTCCCGTAGAACCACCCACAGGTGATCTTAGAAGTAATGTCTCTCTATACCACGGTCCAACGAGCACGGCATATTATGAAACACCAAGTCCCCAGCAACGCAATGGACAGAACAATGACTTCTATGCCACGAACGAGTGGTCTCAAAATCTACTCTTTGCGCAAACTGCGAAGCAGA GGCAACTGGAGCCGCTGAATCTCATAGCTGGTCGCCTCGACTTTGATGGAGTAGATCCTAGCATCGGAATGGAACTGCTCTCCATTTATTGGAGCCGCCAAGTTTATACCGCGCAAATCATCCATCGCCCCGTTTTCATGCGCGACATGGCGTGCGGAGGTCCTTACTTCTCAAAATTACTGCTCAATTCTATCTTTTTTGTTGTCTCCAAACATTCTCTCAGGCCTGAAGTTCGCACGGATCCAGATGACATAAACACGGCAGGATTGATATATCGAGAGCGATTTGTGGAGCTCTTGCGCGAAAAGTTTGATAAAAGCGAGATCACTACTATACAGGCTCTCCTAATCATGTCGAATGCACTCTTTTCGAGATGCGACGAGCGAAGTCTATCGTGGTTATACGCTGGGAACGCTTTCAATATGATTATTGATCTTGGTCTGCATGTGTTACCTTCGGCAAACAACACGTCTGCAGAGGAGCTAGAGATTCGAAAGCGGGTTGTTTGGGGGGCATATT CGATTGATAAGATCCAATGCCTCCTCCAGGGCCGACCTTCACTCCTTCGAAAAAGAGATTTTAACACGCCTTTAAAGTTCCTTGACGAGTATGATGAGCTCGAACAATTTGACAGCATATCATACACGACAAACCGTCATCAATTGGGCATTCCATCATTGAATGTGACTTTGCTAACGAAGCTGTGCGAATTATCCGTTATAATTGAGCACCTGATGTGCGAGGTTTACTCTGAATCCACTCCGAATACTCAACTAAGTCAGAAGATGAGCGTCTGCGAAAGGATCAAATCCGACCTGAGCCAATGGAGAAAAACCCTTCCTCCCCAGATGGACTATATTGCCTATTCAGGGGATCCTGGCTCTGTCTTACCCCAGGCCCACTGTCTTTT AGCCCTCTGTAACACCCTCGTTATTCTCTCCGAGCGACCTTTCATTACGGACAGTCACAGCAGCTCTATAGTAGCCCATGAATCCATCACAGCTAGCACAGCCGCTGCTAACCAGACCGTCCAAATTTTGCGCGACTATGCACAGCACTATTCGATCGGGAGCGCGCCATACGTCCTATCATACGCGACTTATGTGAGCGCGACCATCCACGCCCGGATCGTGGCGCACAAAGGAAAAGGCTCAGTCTCGTTTCAATCCCTTATCTTCTGTTTGAAGACCCTGGAAGATCAAACAGATATTTATACCGCGGCAGTAAAAGCAAGACAGAATCTCGACAGGCTCATGGATCATTTGGGTGTTAGTATTGCTGTCAATGGTTCAATGAATGGGAATATGGTCGGAGACTCGGCCCAGCTACAAACTGTTCAATATGAGTCCGTGTCTACGCCTGATAAAACCCAGGCTGTTGGAACGACTTTCGCGGAGAATGGCTTCTCGCAAACGAGCTGGGAGTTATCTAACCTAGATCTTGATGCTATTCTGCAGGGGTTTCTGCTTGACAGGGATGGACAATTTCCGATGTATCCGCTGGGCACGTTTTGA
- a CDS encoding DUF3712 domain-containing protein (COG:S;~EggNog:ENOG410Q1HK;~InterPro:IPR022185;~PFAM:PF12505;~TransMembrane:1 (i38-61o)) — protein MSGPELGQKSNNSRTNVTETPLKPPFFQRFKTHMKRWWWAYVIGFCVVVLVTVLPLVYVGVPNFANKYINDYQYNYNDLSITNPTPNSFHVHQKQNLNAGGFSGSGHLSAFNATIRASGSDIPFAVFPVQEIEFGGNSDFTIDQDLNIACVECLSRLAADAVAKKEISVLVTGKPDLKVGGLPTAHLDVHKTMAMKGYNVEEYLDAPGSFNVTSVNLLKPPTSEGYNVNATVAFRNPSPFIVEIGSVSFNLSISGTSMGYVDIPNLYLQKDITETTVLGDIDIDVLVRKALGNGSPNDDFGDVTIDISGNKVYYKGEEIPYFSAAMQAIKAPVKVNLLDYASEFL, from the exons ATGTCGGGGCCAGAATTGGGGCAGAAGTCGAATAATTCGCGGACGAACGTTACGGAGACGCCGCTGAAGCCGCCCTTTTTTCAGCGGTTTAAGACGCATATGaagaggtggtggtgggcttATGTTATTGGATTTTGTGTTGTTGTGCTGGTTACTGTTCTTCCTCT AGTCTATGTAGGAGTTCCCAACTTCGCGAATAAATACATTAACGACTACCAATACAACTACAATGATCTGTCGATAACAAATCCCACACCAAACTCCTTCCACGTCCACCAGAAGCAAAACCTCAATGCTGGCGGCTTCAGCGGAAGCGGCCATCTCTCGGCGTTCAACGCGACCATTCGCGCTTCAGGCTCCGATATACCATTCGCAGTTTTTCCGGTCCAGGAGATTGAATTCGGAGGTAATTCGGACTTTACAATCGATCAGGATTTGAATATAGCATGTGTCGAGTGTCTGTCACGGTTGGCTGCGGATGCGGTAGCCAAAAAGGAAATTTCGGTGTTGGTCACTGGAAAGCCGGATCTTAAAGTTGGAGGGTTACCCACAGCGCATTTAGATGTCCATAAGACAATGGCTATGAAAG GCTATAATGTTGAAG AATATCTGGATGCCCCTGGTTCTTTCAACGTCACAAGTGTCAACCTCCTAAAACCACCCACTTCAGAAGGCTACAACGTGAATGCTACCGTCGCATTCCGCAACCCAAGCCCCTTCATCGTAGAGATA GGCTCTGTGAGCTTCAACCTCTCCATAAGCGGCACATCGATGGGCTACGTCGACATCCCGAATCTCTACCTCCAAAAAGACATCACAGAAACCACCGTGCTCGGcgacatcgacatcgacGTTCTTGTCCGCAAAGCACTGGGCAACGGCTCTCCCAATGACGACTTCGGTGATGTGACGATTGATATTAGTGGGAATAAGGTTTATTATAAGGGGGAGGAGATTCCGTATTTTAGTGCAGCGATGCAGGCCATCAAAGCGCCGGTCAAGGTGAATTTGTTGGATTATGCGTCGGAATTTCTGTAG
- a CDS encoding MFS transporter (COG:P;~EggNog:ENOG410QE36;~InterPro:IPR005829,IPR020846,IPR011701,IPR036259;~PFAM:PF07690;~TransMembrane:14 (i57-77o97-116i128-154o160-180i187-210o216-236i248-267o279-297i318-341o353-374i381-401o413-436i448-466o486-506i);~go_component: GO:0016021 - integral component of membrane [Evidence IEA];~go_function: GO:0022857 - transmembrane transporter activity [Evidence IEA];~go_process: GO:0055085 - transmembrane transport [Evidence IEA]) encodes MGIFKSDKEAKAPQVTVTSSPQSSAPGTPPIESALLSAEQNAIKLEKRPQFGRLASWRGSLILLVTSGAQFLDNVFMTSANMALSSMQEEFHESSTNLQWIISAYTLTFGGFLLLAGVLSDRYGRKTILCAGLAWLSLWTLVIGFGTSFIQLAIFRGLQGMGAAMTVPSAIGIISSYFTGLDRTRALSIYASSGTIGFCAGLLIGGFLTSSLGWRYIFYLIVIITGSLGILGAIVIPKDVPVAEKPKMDYAGSILSTAGLILLQFVLSSGGDYGWSTPFIIALLVVAVLLLVAFVVLQHYISYPIMPLSLWKLRNFAGLWIAGFTCYGSYQNVIYYIVLMAQQVDNLNAGDTALRFLPMGAIGFVASMGTGKLLEYVNGKYTLLAGLILTVVAPIPSALTATNQEPDFWVNVLPASLISITAVSLIFVTTSTLILTTVPVNVKSLCGGMLNTAFQIGSGVALAISAAVTDAVDISKGHSIAQQYSTGLWCSAGLAGLGLIIAFFSVRRKGIGPNDRTDADIAV; translated from the exons ATGGGCATTTTCAAGAGTGACAAGGAGGCTAAGGCCCCTCAGGTCACCGTCACCTCGAGTCCTCAATCTTCGGCGCCAGGAACACCGCCGATTGAGTCGGCACTGCTGAGCGCAGAGCAGAACGCGATCAAGTTGGAGAAGAGACCACAGTTTGGTCGATTGGCTTCCTGGAGGGGGTCCCTGATTCTGCTGGTCACTTCGGGAGCGCAATTCCTCGATAATGTCTTCATGACGAGCGCGAACATGGCTTTGTCGTCAATGCAGGAAGAATTCCATGAGTCGAGCACGAATCTGCAGTGGATTATTTCTGCATACACTCTGACCTTTGGTGGATTCCTCCTACTGGCGGGAGTCTTGTCCGATCG ATATGGACGCAAGACTATCCTTTGTGCTGGCCTGGCATGGCTGTCTCTTTGGACATTGGTTATTGGTTTTGGTACGAGCTTTATCCAGCTCGCCATCTTTCGTGGTCTCCAGGGAATGGGTGCAGCGATGACGGTCCCATCCGCAATTGGAATTATCAGTTCCTACTTTACTGGCCTCGACAGGACCAGGGCGCTGTCCATCTATGCCTCCTCCGGCACGATTGGCTTCTGCGCTGGTCTCCTTATCGGTGGTTTCCTCACTTCCTCCTTGGGCTGGAGATATATCTTCTACTTGATTGTGATCATCACTGGCTCTCTGGGTATTCTGGGAGCCATCGTGATTCCCAAGGATGTTCCCGTCGCAGAGAAACCGAAGATGGACTACGCCGGATCTATCCTGTCTACGGCTGGTCTCATCCTCCTTCAGTTCGTGTTGTCTAGTGGTGGCGACTACGGATGGAGCACACCTTTCATCATTGCACTGCTTGTCGTTGCagtccttcttcttgttgcttTTGTTGTCCTTCAGCACTACATCAGCTATCCCATCATGCCACTGTCGTTGTGGAAACTGCGCAACTTTGCCGGACTTTGGATTGCTGGATTCA CTTGCTATGGCAGTTATCAGAACGTCATCTACTACATCGTCCTGATGGCCCAGCAAGTGGACAACCTGAACGCCGGTGACACCGCCCTTCGCTTCCTCCCCATGGGCGCGATTGGGTTCGTTGCCTCGATGGGAACCGGTAAGCTCCTCGAATACGTGAATGGAAAGTACACGTTGCTCGCAGGTCTTATCTTGACTGTCGTTGCTCCCATCCCGAGTGCCTTGACCGCAACAAATCAGGAGCCGGACTTCTGGGTCAATGTCCTCCCTGCATCCCTGATAAGCATTACCGCTGTTTCCCTTATCTTCGTGACCACCAGCACCCTCATTTTGACTACCGTTCCGGTTAACGTCAAGAGTCTCTGCGGTGGAATG CTCAACACCGCATTCCAAATTGGCTCCGGAGTCGCGCTGGCCATTTCCGCCGCAGTCACAGATGCAGTCGACATCTCAAAAGGCCACAGTATCGCGCAGCAATACTCCACTGGTCTCTGGTGCTCTGCCGGTCTTGCTGGTCTCGGACTGATTATTGCGTTCTTCTCGGTTCGCCGAAAGGGAATCGGTCCGAACGATCGGACAGATGCGGACATTGCTGTTTGA